ATTACCATCTACTACAAAACATGAACTATCTCCAACATGACCAATCTCAATATTATTATTTTCTATTACAGCTACTGTAATTGTAGTACCCATTCCGCTTAAATTTTTATCCTCTACACTAAGAAGATAGATTTTTTCATTAGCTTTTCTTATAGACTCTGTTATACTCTTATTTACTTTAAAATTTTTTATTGTTTCTTCTACAGCTATTTTACTTGCTACTTCACCAGCATTATGTCCACCCATTCCATCAGCAACAACATAAATACTATAGTCTTTCTCGTGTAAATAACCATAATAATCTTCATTTAAAGTTCTAACATTTCCCACATCACTAACGAACCCAAACATCCTTATCCCTCATTTTCTCCACATAATCTCTTCTAAGCTGACCACATGCTGCATTGATATCTCCACCCATTTCTTTTCTAACAGTTGCCTCAATGCCATTATTCTCCAATACTTTTCTAAATCCTTCTATATCTTTTTCTGTAGCCCTTACAAAACCACTTTCTTTTACTTCATTTACAGGAATCAAATTAACATGACAAAGCATTCCTTTTAGTAATAAACTAAGTTCTTTAGCCTGTTCTATTGAGTCATTTACTCCTTTAACTAATGAGTATTCAAAAGTTATTCTTCTATTGGTAACTTTAATATAATACCTACAAGCTTCTAATAATTCTTCTATAGAGTATTTATTAGCTATAGGCATTATTTTTTTTCTATTTTCATCAGTAGTTGAATGTAATGATATAGCTAATGTAACTTGAGTTTTTTCATTGGCAAAATCTATAATTTTAGGAACAATTCCGCAGGTGGATACTGTTATATGTCTTTGACCTATATTTAATCCATACTCTGCATTAACTTCCTTTATAAACTTCATAACATTATCATAATTATCAAAAGGTTCTCCCGTTCCCATAAGTACAATATTAGATACTCTTTCATTACAATCTTTTTCCATAACTAATATTTCACTTAATATTTCACCATTAGAAAGATTTCTGAGTCTACCACCTATAGTAGATGCACAAAATTTACACCCCATCCTACATCCAACTTGAGTTGATAAACATACTGTATTTCCGTAGTCATACTTCATAAGTACTGCTTCTATAATATAATTATCTCTAAGTTTAAGCAAATACTTTATTGTTCTTTCATCTTTTGAAACATATTTCTCTACTATTTCTGGTATCGAAAAAGAAAAATTATTCTTTAATTTTTCTTTTAATGATGAAGGTATATTTTTCATATCATCAAAGTTAAATACCTTTTTGTAAATCCATCCTATAACTTGTTCCCCTCTAAACTTACTCTCACCATTTTCTACCATCCATTGTTTTAATTCTTCTTTAGTTAAATCTAATATGTTTATCATACTCTCACCTTGCTTTATTACTTTCTTCTAAATTTAGCCATAAAGAAACCATCCATTGCTTTATTTGGCAGTATAGTTACATATCCTAATTTATCATATATCATATTATCTAGTGTACCAAAAAACACCTTTTCTATTTCATAATCAGGATTATTTTCTAAAAACCACTTTACATTTCCATCATTTTCTTTTAAGTTTAAAGTACAAGTAGAATATACTAATAATCCATCTTTCTTTACATATTTAGCAGCATTTTTCATAATATTTCTTTGAATATTTTGAATAGAAGAAATATCTGATTCTTTTTTCTCCCATTTAATTTCTGGTTTTTTTCTTATAATACCAAGTCCTGAGCAAGGTACATCTATAAGCACTCTATCAAAAGAATTTTCAAATTCTTCATTAAATTCTTCACCATTATAGGTTCTCGTTTCAATTATATCGATTCCTAACCTATTAGCATTTTCTTCTACTAACTTAAGTTTATTTTCATGAATATCACAAGCTACTACTTTACCTTTATTATTCATAAGTTCAGCTATGTGTGTAGTTTTACCACCTGGTGCAGAACATACATCTAAAACATCAAAGCCTTCTTCTAAATCCATTATTGATGCTACAAGCATCGCAGATTCATCTTGTACTGTTATATATCCTTCCTTAAATAATGGATTTTCTTCTATTGACTTTCCTCTAACAATCTCAATAGCATCTGGTGATACAAATCCTTCATTTGCTTCATAACCAAGCTCTTCTAACTTAGTGAAAATATCATCATAATCACCTTTTAAGCAATTAACTCTTACTGTAACTGCTGGTCTCTCATTAAGCCCTTTGAATATAGCTGGAGAATATGTTCCATAATCTCTTCTTAAGCTTTGAATCATCCATGGTTCTAATGAATACTTAAAAGCTTCTTTATAATCTATATTTTTAAATGTAGGCTTTTTATCTCCTCTAATATAGGTTCTTACTACTGCATTTACAAAAGAAGCCATCTTTATTCCAGCTCTTTTTTTAGTTAATTCTACTGCTTCATTTACTGCTGCAAATTCAGGAATCCTACTAAGATACTTTAATTGATATATAGTTATTCTTATTATATTTATAGAAAACTTATCTATATCTCTTATATTTCTACCTGCTATAGCCTTTATAATCTCATCTATAGTATATTTATGTTTTAATGTTCCATATACAAGTTCTGTTATTAATCCTTTATCTATATCTCTAACATTACTCTTATTCAATGCATTATTTAAAGCTATATTCGAATAAGCTTTCTTAAAAAATACTTCATCTAAAACTTCTACTGCTACTTCTCTACCACTCTTCATATTAATACTACCTTTTCCTCTATTGAATTTCCTTTTAAGTATTCTTTTACTTCTAAAGGTTTTTTATTTGGAAATTGAATTTTCTTTATTAATAACACTTTATCCCCTGTTGCTACACGAATTCCATCATTATTAGCCTTTAAGATAGTGCCTGGTGTTTCATTACATTTTTCATCTAATGGAGTTGTTTCATATATCTTTACTACTTGATTATTATATATAGTTGTAGCTATAGGCCATGGATTTACTCCTCTTACTAAGTTATGAATTTCCACCGCTGTTTTATTCCAATTTATTTTTCCAGTTTCCTTAGACAACATAGAAGCATAGTTAGATAAGCTATCATCTTGTTTTTCAGGCACTATATCACCTTTCACAAATTTGTCTATAGTTTCTAGCAATAGCTTTCCACCTTCTACCATTAGAATATCATGTAATTGCCCTGCTGTCATGTTTTCTGTGATTTCAACTTCTTGTTTTAAAAGCATATCACCTTCATCTAAAGCTACATCCATAAGCATAGTTGTATTTCCAGATACTTTTTCACCATCTATAATAGCCCAATTAAGAGGAGCCGCTCCTCTATATTTAGGTAATAATGAACCATGTAAATTTATACATGCATATTTAGGAATATCTAATACTTCTTTAGGAAGTATTTGCCCATATGCAACAACAATTATAAAATCTGGTGCCAACTCTTTTAACTTATCAATATATTCTCTTTCACTTCTAAGTTTTTCAGGTTGATATACATCTATGTTATGTTTAACTGCTACTTCTTTAACTGCTGAAAAAGCAAGTTTCTTCCCTCTACCTCTTGGTCTATCTGGTTGTGTAAAAACACCTAATACATTATGATTATTAATCATAGCTTCTAAAGAAGGAACTGCAAATTCAGGAGTTCCCATAAAAACTATATTCATAGTATTACTCCTCACTTTCTACCGCTTTATCAACAAATAATATTCCTTCTAAATGATCTATTTCGTGACAGAATGCTCTTGCTAATAATTCTTCTCCCACAAGTTCTCTTACTTTACCATTCTCATCTTGAGCTTTTACCCATACTTTCATTGGTCTATCTACTTCTTTACTCTCTCCTGGTATTGAAAGACATCCTTCGAAATCTCTATAGCTTCCTTCTGTCTTTATTATTTCAGGATTGATTAATACCATTGGTCCATCTCCAATATCAATAACAACTATCCTCTTTAAAACTCCAACTTGTGGTGCTGCAAGACCTACTCCATCTTCTTCATACATTGTATCTATCATATCTTCTATTAAAATAAGAGTTCTTTCATCTATCTTCTCTACTACTTTACTCTTCTTTCTTAAAAGTGGATCTCCTATTTTTCTAACATTTCTTATTGCCATGTTAATGCCTCCTATAAAAATATATATACTATATTATCACAGTAAATCATTTGGATTTATGTCTACTGAAATTTTTATATTACTATTTTTTTTCTTTACTATATTATACACAAAATCTTTGATATTTTTATTAATATTTTGAGATAATTCCCCTTTTATAATAATTTGATATCGAAAATTATTATTTATTTTTAAAATAGGACAAGGAACCGGTCCAAGAATTGACAAATTAGTAAACTTAGCTTTCATTTCCTTTGCTAAAACATTTATAGTGTCTATAACTTCATCTTCTTTACTATAAAATAAATTTACTAATAAAATTTCCCCAAAAGGAGGATATTTCATTGCCTGCCTTATATCTACCTCATCATTATAAAATCCTTTATAATCAACTTTTTCAGCCCTCTGTATTGCATAATTGCCTGGA
Above is a genomic segment from Clostridium bornimense containing:
- a CDS encoding Stp1/IreP family PP2C-type Ser/Thr phosphatase; translation: MFGFVSDVGNVRTLNEDYYGYLHEKDYSIYVVADGMGGHNAGEVASKIAVEETIKNFKVNKSITESIRKANEKIYLLSVEDKNLSGMGTTITVAVIENNNIEIGHVGDSSCFVVDGNNIIKITRDHSLVQELIEIGSITEEQAKTHPNRNIITRALGTNDSIDIDVYKLELSGREKFILCTDGLSNYVEQDEMLSIVSKENCKEACLDMVELAKSRGGRDNITVIVFEGEGRGC
- the rlmN gene encoding 23S rRNA (adenine(2503)-C(2))-methyltransferase RlmN, coding for MINILDLTKEELKQWMVENGESKFRGEQVIGWIYKKVFNFDDMKNIPSSLKEKLKNNFSFSIPEIVEKYVSKDERTIKYLLKLRDNYIIEAVLMKYDYGNTVCLSTQVGCRMGCKFCASTIGGRLRNLSNGEILSEILVMEKDCNERVSNIVLMGTGEPFDNYDNVMKFIKEVNAEYGLNIGQRHITVSTCGIVPKIIDFANEKTQVTLAISLHSTTDENRKKIMPIANKYSIEELLEACRYYIKVTNRRITFEYSLVKGVNDSIEQAKELSLLLKGMLCHVNLIPVNEVKESGFVRATEKDIEGFRKVLENNGIEATVRKEMGGDINAACGQLRRDYVEKMRDKDVWVR
- the rsmB gene encoding 16S rRNA (cytosine(967)-C(5))-methyltransferase RsmB, with the protein product MKSGREVAVEVLDEVFFKKAYSNIALNNALNKSNVRDIDKGLITELVYGTLKHKYTIDEIIKAIAGRNIRDIDKFSINIIRITIYQLKYLSRIPEFAAVNEAVELTKKRAGIKMASFVNAVVRTYIRGDKKPTFKNIDYKEAFKYSLEPWMIQSLRRDYGTYSPAIFKGLNERPAVTVRVNCLKGDYDDIFTKLEELGYEANEGFVSPDAIEIVRGKSIEENPLFKEGYITVQDESAMLVASIMDLEEGFDVLDVCSAPGGKTTHIAELMNNKGKVVACDIHENKLKLVEENANRLGIDIIETRTYNGEEFNEEFENSFDRVLIDVPCSGLGIIRKKPEIKWEKKESDISSIQNIQRNIMKNAAKYVKKDGLLVYSTCTLNLKENDGNVKWFLENNPDYEIEKVFFGTLDNMIYDKLGYVTILPNKAMDGFFMAKFRRK
- the fmt gene encoding methionyl-tRNA formyltransferase, whose product is MNIVFMGTPEFAVPSLEAMINNHNVLGVFTQPDRPRGRGKKLAFSAVKEVAVKHNIDVYQPEKLRSEREYIDKLKELAPDFIIVVAYGQILPKEVLDIPKYACINLHGSLLPKYRGAAPLNWAIIDGEKVSGNTTMLMDVALDEGDMLLKQEVEITENMTAGQLHDILMVEGGKLLLETIDKFVKGDIVPEKQDDSLSNYASMLSKETGKINWNKTAVEIHNLVRGVNPWPIATTIYNNQVVKIYETTPLDEKCNETPGTILKANNDGIRVATGDKVLLIKKIQFPNKKPLEVKEYLKGNSIEEKVVLI
- the def gene encoding peptide deformylase is translated as MAIRNVRKIGDPLLRKKSKVVEKIDERTLILIEDMIDTMYEEDGVGLAAPQVGVLKRIVVIDIGDGPMVLINPEIIKTEGSYRDFEGCLSIPGESKEVDRPMKVWVKAQDENGKVRELVGEELLARAFCHEIDHLEGILFVDKAVESEE